The following proteins come from a genomic window of Triticum aestivum cultivar Chinese Spring chromosome 6A, IWGSC CS RefSeq v2.1, whole genome shotgun sequence:
- the LOC123132599 gene encoding probable calcium-binding protein CML21 — MGGVIGKGDTPRYSSAATKLEQKMVDAMQQRAQQGTSLKSFNSVIMKFPKIDENLRNCRIIFQQFDEDSNGEIDQLELKHCFQKLDVSFTDEEIKDLFEACDIYEHMGMKFNEFIVFLCLVYLLNDPAVSEARKRMGLGNLEPTFETLVDAFVFLDKNKDGYVSKNEVIEAINETSAGERSSGRIGVKRFEEMDWDKNGTVTFKEFLFAFTRWVGIDDNEDDDDDE, encoded by the exons ATGGGGGGTGTGATTGGAAAGGGAGACACCCCAAGGTACAGTTCAGCAGCTACAAAGTTAGAGCAGAAGATGGTTGATGCCATGCAGCAGAGGGCACAACAAGGGACTTCTCTGAAGTCATTCAACAGTGTCATCATGAAGTTCCCTAAAATTGACGAGAATTTGAGAAACTGCAGGATTATCTTTCAGCAATTTG ATGAAGATTCAAATGGTGAAATAGATCAATTAGAACTGAAACATTGTTTCCAAAAGCTGGATGTCTCATTCACAGATGAGGAGATAAAAGATCTATTTGAAGCGTGCGACATATATGAACACATGGGCATGAAGTTCAATGAGTTCATTGTCTTCCTGTGCCTTGTTTATCTTCTCAATGATCCAGCTGTGTCAGAAGCA AGAAAAAGAATGGGATTAGGTAACCTTGAGCCGACTTTTGAGACGTTGGTTGATGCATTTGTGTTCTTGGATAAGAACAAAGATGGATATGTCAGTAAGAATGAGGTGATAGAAGCTATAAATGAGACCAGTGCAGGAGAACGCTCTTCTGGACGCATAGGCGTGAAAAGATTTG AGGAAATGGATTGGGACAAGAACGGAACGGTGACCTTCAAGGAGTTTCTTTTTGCCTTTACTCGCTGGGTGGGGATCGACGAtaatgaagatgacgatgatgatgaataA